The Alosa alosa isolate M-15738 ecotype Scorff River chromosome 8, AALO_Geno_1.1, whole genome shotgun sequence genome contains the following window.
attactgtgcattagtgtgtataatatatatgtatattttaaagaaatgctgccaatttaATCCAGGcacaaagggggaaaaaatccaGGCAGTCAATCAATCACTCAAATCCAACAGAGAAGTGGCAAAAAGgtacaggggaaaaaaaaggtaGGTGGCCACAGCTCAGAAGTCAGATCGCTTTAACTAGCATTCAACTTACAAGGTGCCGTCATCGAGTATCAATTCAAGACTGAGCAAAACACAAAGGATCAGGCAGTTTATATAGGAAGGTAAACAAGACTCAGGTGGACATAATTCCCTAATTGAAAATTAGACATGTGACTAATCAAGCACGCACACAGAGTTACCCACATGGGCAAAAGAGGCATGACAGTCCAAAACAAAGTCAACCTGCACACTTGACTTTGACCCCACATGGCCAAAAGGAGCATTAAgtcctattcacaccaagaacgataactatgggccttatcatgacattctaaagtacatcgtcactcgtcaaaagtctattaaaatttagtaggatgtccatttcacattgggaggggtttcgtcatcaaacgtggagcgcatggcgcaacaaggtgttcctaggttttttaatcaggcatatgggtgtgtttggggcgtaacatcattttaaaccaatgagaatgacatctgtcattccctttaacggcgcaacgcgcaatatgtcaaataaatgcatcggtattttggcattcaacggcgcatttgaaggaggctgcttgcgagaccgtatggaatagtcattcttaaaccatgctttactaaaaacctagcatagccttcacgcatttgcactcgtctattaattgaactcattggcaaagtgaaactaacttcaccaaggagtcagtcaatgacaagacagttatatgcagttactttcactattgactgacaatgggttaccaccgaaaacattggctggaaaaagcaacacttaccaatattgctcaaatgactgaataaaacaacatttatcctgcagaggagttgcttatatctcgtgacagttcgtcttcagctgtgctccatacgtgtctctcgcctctcccctaatcacttttaaccgtcattaccaatttgcaaatgatggtgaataactactcattatgagatgtacagtatttcgtaatatctttattctaattatgtttcccattgtaatcgtgcaatttgtaatgctttgcatggatgtgcgctggtgtgcgttcatgaatgatagaaggatggggcgtgcacctgccaatatgactggtgacatgcgctcttaaaatagcatatgaacaactcgccattgacttctgaccaggtttaggtggtgtatgatagcgatttttagacaacgcactaggcccctccctaggttgttaattgccacacccctgggcgcaataaacgtgcaaaataccgaattcaacTTTGCGCGTGAATAACGAgtattacgccatgcgctggtgacccaaaatacagccctataactataaccataacgataaaagcgttcacactgaacaacgataaacaaagtctccttgtgttaatgaatgtgacggttaaaattcaatgggttctgattggctagtagctttttatcgttctgaaaatcgctctgaaagtgatccccaacgatatcgttcttcatgtcgttatcgttatagtttatgtgtgaacgtcatcattcatattaacgacaacaatatttatttatagccagggtaggaatttggccgtcgtagccccttgcgttggccgtgatgcccctttgaaaatcagaggtttacaggccacggtggccttggtgcccccttctttcaatattctgctttccgtcctactaatagcgatttttatttagcctgtggcctgtcaaaataatcttagcattctgGCAGCAAAATTAATTTACCCAGCTACTATGTTGACCCAACGTTGTGAACTGGTCAGCTGATGACGTTACCATTTGATGCCGTGGGAAACGTCACCACGACATCAGCCGATGACGTTGCCATGTAGTACCGTGAGTGATGTTGACCCAACGTTGTGAACTGGTCAGCTGATGACGTTACCATTTGATGCCGTGGGAAGCGTAACCCGCGACATCAGCCGATGGCGTTGCCATGTAGTACCTGTGGTGATGTTGATAGCGTTGTGAACTGGTCAGCTGATGACGTTACCATTTGATGCCGTGGGAAACGTAACCACGACATCAGCCGATGACGTTGCCATGTAGTACTGTGAGTGATGTTGACCCAACGTTGTGAACTGGTCAGCTGATGACGTTACCATTTGGTGCCATGAAGAATGGTGCCACAACATCGTGATCAGGTCAGCATTTTACCTATTGGTaggggatcgaaccagcaacccttcggtttcaagtcctgaccagtaggccatgtCTGCCCCAAATTAGTTAGAAATATCCACCATAATGTATTCAGATGTATATGGGGAAATGTATTGGTAATATTTGTAAagatatatgtacatatatattgtAACATATATGCACAATATATGTtacaatatatatgtatatatgagaCCATGCACATACAATGTATGCACAATACATATGTGgtgatatatacagtatatgtacatTACATGTAAGATCTAAAATATATGAgtacttacagtttttctcagttgctaaaacactaaaatcCATTGGCTGAAGAAAGTTCTCAGTTGCTTGAACTCATTTAGCTAATTGTTCAGTCTGTTGTCAATACCTTAAACCATTTCACCTTAAACCAtttcacaagtatcacatgaaagagcagtTACGAATTGTCACCTTTCACTTTGCATGTTGTGGCAACGTTGCTAAACAGGACTGGTGGCGTTGGTAACTTACGTTGCGGTTATGAAACGGCACCTTTCAACTCCACGTTGCTGCAACGTCACCTGATGTTGTGGTTACGGAGTGGCGACGTTGGGGAGTTACGTTGCGGTTACGAATTGTCACCTTTCACTTTGCATGTTGTGGCAACGTTGCTAAACAGGACTGGTGGTGTCGGTAACTTACGTTACGGTTACGAAACGGCACCTTTCAATTCCACGTTGCTGCAACGTAACTTAATGTTGCAGTGACGGATTGGCAACGTTGGGGAGTGACATTGCGGTTACGAATTCTCACCTTTCACTTTGCATGTTGTGGCAACGTTGGATACGACGTTGTGGCAATGTATTTTGGGTCATTCAGTTACATTGCAGCAACGTACTGGCAATGTAACGGTGCTAGCTGGGTAGTCTTTtagcagtggagaaagtgacaggcaagaaagaaagtgcgtccaccattcttctcagttgaactactcgcgaagtagcctagcctactcatcatcacacagacatcacaagtatcacatgaaagagcttttctcagctttttttaaatgatgttagccgataattgctgtgttgaacggttcgtgagaaaagtaaataatataattcaatttaatcatacattctaccgaaggttttgcgtccatgatctccctacccattcatctcggtggaatacttcacggacccttcttttaacacgacaaaccatatatcagaataaacagcagaccttaccgaacacaaaggtgtaaagcagtcccctgtacagttagccgtttttgcagtaaatttcgacatgcatggatgtctccaaatttgggcttgaagttttacaatgtgtttaaattgttccacatgatttcataacaggccaaatacaaaataaatgttacaaatatcgcctagatattggtaaatcagaggacagctgactaagagtttgtgaaagtagccttaatgatcacaaaatgctaagcatgcatctaggctatttgagtttcttaaagctgagctgtgcttaaattgttcactacatgatttcatagcaggccaaatataaaataattgttatatatagcctagatatctgtaattattagatgatcagatgatttacagttctatgtaatatgttatgtttcatgtttttgtaacgtttcatacagtgatgcaggtctactgcagtgaataggctaaatacaactttgatcatttttatatgctactactgtataggtaactttggccttggtgccctgacatgtggcctttgtgccccccaccaaatatgcccaacccAAGGCTAGAGGGTGTGGAGGAAAGGTTGCCTCCTGCTGCTGATCATTTGGGGAACAAGGTGTAAGAAATGATTGGAGCAGATTACACTTCACTTTAATATGTCTCAGTTGACCTCTGTCCTCTAGGCAGCACTCCTCACATCTACAAACCTGCTTTATCAATCAGAGAAGGCAATAACTTGACTTGATGTGTGACTCAATGACTTTGATGTTTTCTTATATTCAAATGTAATGACATttacaccagggttgtgcacaattcaaatttcaattctgcttcctgtttgctacctcaattgaaatgaaagaattgaattggaatttaagagccagtttcaattaaattctggaattttgcacaagacTGATTTACACAAAATGTCTGTCTAAAAACTCTCAAAATGGTTTCTCTACATTCAGTGCAAATTTGAGGGTAACTTAAGTCAGTGTTGCACCCACAAACCTATGGAGCATTGAAGGGAGGGATCTATTTTGGCTGTTGagttcaaatatcaacaatctTTCTGCTCTATTGCTAACTGTACTTTCATTGATTGACTTTAGACTTGCCCTTTCTGTCTCAAACTGTGTAAAAATGAATTTCAAACATTTCCTTGGGGGAAGATGCCCCTGGATCCCCCCTTAAAGCTCTGAACGTCTTAAACTCTCAGCGCCTCTCCTGGGACTTTCCACAAAGGTCTGGCACAACTCTTGGTTTTGCATAATAGACAGACATAGACTTTGCTTTTGGTGTATGTGAATTTTTTTGCCGTTGTTTTGATAATCCCTTaggaaaaaaaacttcaaaatAAGATCTGACTTGTTTCTCCAAAACCCACCTTAGGAGAATTAAAGAGCAATAAAAACAGATTGAGAAGAACAAAGGGGTATTTTGAGATTTTTCAGCCATGAAGTACTCCTTTTTTCCTCCGATTTTCCTCTCAATCTATTCTTATTGCTCCTCATTTCTCCTAAAGGGGATTTAGGAATAACAGGTGAGATATCAGTAAGGGCTGATTTATTTGTTGTGAGACAAAATAAAGACATTTTCAAGTCAAGAAATTTTCTTTTGGGCACTCCCtgtcattttgaaaaaaaacaaactcctCACTCTGACGATGATCCATGTCTTTTTGCCAAGGGCAACGTCTTCACCTGAACAGGTTAGACCGCCAACTAGACAGCTCATGATTCAGTTGGTTGACCTCAGTAGAGTCAGGTGTGATTACTCCAACACCAAAGACATCTGGAATATCCACATTCATTGGTGGTCAAAGTCTTTTGTGAAATAAAACACTCTGCTCCCATTCTATCAATCAGAAATGTGCAGTCAGCCTGTGTCCAAACTGCAAGTGGACGTCTGACTTGTCAAATAGCATTGTTCATACACTTCTAGTGCATCCTAATCAACTACTAGTCTCTTGTCCAATACATCATTTCAATAAGAGCAACCGGAAGAAAATGAAAACAGGGTGTCAGTTTTATTTTGTTAGTTTTATTCTCTGCATAGGTTTAAACCATCACAGCAGCAAAATTGAAgagacatcaacaacaacagctgtcagtgcttttacaaaaaaaactaaCCTTATCAACACGTATCATTGCTTCACCATTTTTTACATGTTGTAACATGCAGTCATGCCCTTATGGGTCTCTAATGGATACAGAATCGTCCTTCTCAAGAGCCAGTTTTCCAAAGACACAAGGACACCTAAAACGGACTTTGTAATCCTGGCAGCGTTGGTTGGGCCCGTTCTTGCAAACAAACCCGACCGTCGGAGAGTAGCTACAGGGAGGAAAGACGTAAATGATATCTTCAGCACTATGTAATGTGATGAACTCCATTTCTATGCGTTCAACCTTATATTGTAATTAAAAAGTCATAATGTCAATATCTTTGCCCTCTTCTTCATAGGCCAAAACAACTGTTGTTGTTCAAATGTCTTCAAATGTTTATCAAAAGTCATTTGAAGACCCATCTCTGCCATCTACAATCATTGCTGATTAAAGCTGGGaacaagttcaagttcaataagtaatgaaattcttgtgatcaagagccagctcaactttatAGAATAACTTCAAAGTAGTATTAAAAAGgtattattgtttgtgtgtgtgtgtgtgtgtgtgtgtgtggaggggagggggttggtgtgtgtgtatgtttgtgtgggggagaggggtgtacctgtgtgtgtgtggggagggggtatgTTCTTTGTTTGGgatgatgaaatggtgtgtgtgtatgggggaggggggagtaAACATGTGTAACTTGAGAAGAAAATTGAAGAGAAAAATAACACTACTCACTGTatgaaaataagaaaaataacaCTACTCACTGTGAGAAGTCTTGACCAGTAATGGTCGCAGGAGTGTCTGTGTCCACAGTCCTGCTCTCGATGGCGATGGGATTGGCGCAGATCTGACCAGGGTGTTCTTTCCACAGTTCCGTCAGCGTCTCCCAGTCCCCGTAACCGCCGGGATTGTCACGGTCAAACCACGGTGTCCAGCACACTGCACGTGggcaaaataataaaaacagatggGTTAAACAGATCATTTCAGGTCTAATCAGCTGGATTTGAATTTACCTTACTGCCAGGGGTTGAAACtcagagctgccaactctcacacattgagagtgagattcattcatttgattggctcaACACGCTTTTACACCAATCAAATGCGTGAGGGTTGGCAGCTCTGGAaactgttttttatttgaatttacCTTACTGCCAGGGGTTGAAACTGTTTTTTTATCTTGGCCTAGgctacacatataaacatatcaACATATAAATCGACATGTTCTATTTAAGCCAGAAGACATGAGTGAGAGTGGGTTTGGTAAAGGATATCGCCACAGCTGTAATTTGGCCATAGGTACGAGCAGGGGcacagctacccattttttatgcaacaacaatattgcccccaaaaaaaaaaaaaaacaactaaagcaaaacaaaaggccaataattcacactattactgtgcattagtgtgtataatatatatgtatattttaaagaaatgctgccaatttgatgtttaacttgaagtattgataaatggtgcattgtcactttaagagagtctaaacggttctcataacgtccttttgccagttattgctcacaaaggatacggctgataggcctactctagccttgtttgtttgcaccacattgacaacacaatattaaaggacaattctggcgcaaaatgaacctaggggttagTAACACGTGTACCGAGTTCGACCGTTCGCTGGGATTTAttttcatgctagtcgaatgtgaccagttttattgcaaaccgctaattaACGTTTAACGCTAGCCTTTGGGGCAGACGTACAGTAAAAAGTAAttgctatttctataccactaacaaggctcaaaatagcaccacacttacacggtagcataatgagggtctctacatgtaaaccgaagcattgagaactttgtaagtgtacaggcagtttattaaaaagaaacacattaccgTTCACGTCTGGTTCACATACAGGCAGGCGCCTTGGGAAAACAGAACTCTGGGATGTGAAGTGAATTAATAGAGTTGATTAACCTTGAATCCATGAACACTTGTCTACCTTTATTAAAAAtcttttgaaaaataaaaaaatcactaATGTGAAGAAATGACTGCAGATTCACATACTGTTTTGCAGGTCAGCACAGAATGGAGGGTGGCAGAGGAAACGGACTTTGTAGTCCCGGCAGAAGCATCTCTCCTGATCTGCGTTCTTACAGATGAGCCCAGTGATGTGATCATTCCTGTGACAGAAAAAAACCTCTATTATCGTCCAGCATGCTGTTAC
Protein-coding sequences here:
- the LOC125299323 gene encoding cartilage intermediate layer protein 1-like — protein: MAAICTEPGCMENIKCWTDWMDRDNPTGTGDWETVSDLKTEYPNAMCPNATAIEVATVDGISLNNAGNVFHVNDHITGLICKNADQERCFCRDYKVRFLCHPPFCADLQNMCWTPWFDRDNPGGYGDWETLTELWKEHPGQICANPIAIESRTVDTDTPATITGQDFSHYSPTVGFVCKNGPNQRCQDYKVRFRCPCVFGKLALEKDDSVSIRDP